One Chitinivorax sp. B genomic region harbors:
- a CDS encoding chemotaxis protein CheW produces the protein MTQPNRLTTIDWQNFHRRLAQAHIALQGSHIPSADAIQVKLQQRAKALAVVPALVAEQAQQELLTFMLGYEHYGIESSWIREVCPLKELTVLPGVPPFVAGIIHLRGQIVSVINLKYFFELPAQGLTDLNKVIVLQDDAMCFGILADQIINVCQIPLTAIQPALPTLTGVRAAYLLGITADHLIVLDAGRLLHDPGLIVDQSLA, from the coding sequence ATGACACAGCCAAACCGGCTGACGACGATTGACTGGCAGAACTTTCATCGGCGTCTTGCACAAGCCCATATTGCCTTGCAAGGTTCACATATACCATCGGCCGACGCCATTCAAGTCAAACTTCAGCAACGAGCAAAAGCACTGGCGGTTGTGCCAGCCCTTGTGGCTGAACAAGCGCAGCAGGAACTGCTGACTTTCATGCTTGGTTATGAGCACTATGGAATCGAATCAAGCTGGATTCGTGAAGTTTGCCCATTGAAAGAACTGACCGTCTTGCCCGGTGTACCGCCCTTTGTGGCAGGCATCATTCACCTGCGTGGGCAGATCGTGTCCGTGATCAACCTCAAATATTTTTTCGAACTACCTGCACAGGGATTGACCGACTTGAACAAGGTCATTGTGTTGCAAGATGACGCCATGTGCTTTGGCATACTGGCCGACCAGATCATCAATGTATGCCAGATTCCTCTGACGGCAATTCAGCCTGCCTTACCAACCCTGACGGGCGTACGGGCAGCCTACTTACTGGGCATCACGGCGGATCACTTGATTGTGCTGGATGCGGGACGACTGTTGCATGATCCCGGATTGATTGTGGACCAAAGCCTGGCCTGA